A window of the Thermus thermophilus HB8 genome harbors these coding sequences:
- the csm5 gene encoding type III-A CRISPR-associated RAMP protein Csm5 encodes MRFLRSFRLELEALSPVHVGTGEAYPAYAYVPDFARKAVHLLDPAALLLALPEARRRQYLEKVAQGPKAAQEVLRYLLEEDQLPREAVLHTLPASKAFLEALRSATEEALLEYRPLPRSPLGAYLPGSSVKGALRTAWLFHVLVREGKVAVFDRKEGVWRLRAWREGDGGTHVYPSRNPSLYENQAFEGAVLGYAREGKGRRMSLDLYRDPFRAVRLSDSGPVETFLNRLGVFHPHKDTSRMVLLAETFRIGTRFALTLRYHEGLSRDGDGERGVSMPIPPEDLVRALRDYYGKVAEWEEGFAEEHRLKRALEVYRALRERLQDPEAFPLRVGFGSGRLALRLALLLPEDHPEAQEPKTRKTAGAQNPVDGYPLGWMVGRLEPL; translated from the coding sequence ATGAGGTTCCTGAGGAGCTTTCGCCTGGAGCTGGAGGCCCTAAGCCCCGTGCACGTGGGCACCGGGGAGGCCTACCCCGCCTACGCCTACGTGCCGGACTTCGCCAGGAAGGCGGTCCACCTCCTGGACCCCGCGGCCCTCCTCCTCGCCCTCCCCGAGGCTAGGCGCCGCCAGTACCTGGAGAAGGTGGCCCAGGGCCCCAAGGCGGCCCAGGAGGTCCTGCGCTATCTCCTGGAAGAAGACCAGCTTCCCCGGGAGGCCGTCCTCCACACCCTCCCCGCCAGCAAGGCCTTTTTGGAAGCCCTTCGCTCCGCCACGGAGGAGGCCCTCCTGGAGTACCGCCCCCTTCCCCGTTCCCCCCTGGGGGCCTACCTCCCCGGTTCCAGCGTCAAGGGGGCCTTGCGCACCGCCTGGCTCTTCCACGTCCTGGTGAGGGAGGGCAAGGTGGCGGTCTTTGACCGGAAGGAGGGGGTGTGGCGGCTCAGGGCCTGGCGGGAGGGGGACGGGGGCACCCACGTCTACCCCTCCCGGAACCCCAGCCTTTACGAGAACCAGGCCTTTGAGGGCGCGGTCCTGGGCTACGCCCGCGAGGGGAAAGGGAGGCGGATGTCCTTGGACCTCTACCGCGACCCCTTCCGGGCGGTGCGCCTTTCGGACTCGGGGCCGGTGGAGACCTTCTTGAACCGCCTCGGGGTCTTCCACCCTCACAAGGACACCTCGAGGATGGTCCTCTTGGCGGAGACCTTCCGCATAGGCACCCGCTTCGCCCTCACCCTCCGCTACCACGAGGGCCTTAGCCGGGACGGGGATGGGGAGCGGGGGGTGTCCATGCCCATTCCCCCGGAGGACTTGGTCCGGGCCCTCAGGGACTACTACGGGAAGGTGGCGGAGTGGGAGGAGGGCTTCGCCGAGGAGCACAGGCTTAAGCGGGCCCTGGAGGTCTACCGGGCCCTAAGGGAGCGGCTTCAGGACCCGGAGGCCTTCCCCCTCCGGGTGGGCTTTGGCTCGGGGAGGCTCGCCCTGCGCCTCGCCCTCCTCCTTCCCGAGGACCACCCCGAGGCCCAGGAGCCCAAGACCCGGAAGACCGCGGGGGCCCAGAACCCTGTGGACGGCTACCCCTTAGGCTGGATGGTGGGGAGGCTAGAGCCCCTCTAG